The Clostridium sporogenes genome contains a region encoding:
- a CDS encoding FtsX-like permease family protein, with product MYSKIALKNIKKSYKDYTIYFLTLILAVCIFYSFNSIDSQKALTDIKSSGGNYVSKLMEFMSAISVFVSIILGSLILYANNFLIKKRKKELGIYMILGMGKRKISKILVTETSIVGVISLIAGLIIGIGVSQGLSVFTLKLFEVSINEYRFAVSTRAIGKTILYFGIMFLLVMIFNAFVISKYKIIDLLTSGRKNENIKFKNTFIYLLSFLLCVVLLGFAYKSILKTGLKLRDPMFKPSIAFIIIGTVLFFFSLAGVILYVVNKNKKIYFKGLNMFVVKQINSKVNTNFLSMSLICLMLFITILILSTGISLKNGVEEGAKIKAPFDASIIISNNSKKDNLEDVLDKINFKRSKKEKYATCNNYFSGIKLESLLPITDKDYKNAEVSFVKISDYNKMLKLKGKKEINLNKDEILIMSTNNNMVKQANEKLKNSKKFNIKGKEYLVKNNKIIDENLATYLLADNFFTVIISDEFLYDYNKIVYSILNVMYSDKNREENNKKYREINKNYLDGKYKSLNISYMGAFSKDDIYSDSKGGTTTVLFVGIYLGLVFLITSMAVLALQQLSEASDSIERYKALKRIGANSKMIDKTIFLQTLIYFTLPMILALIHSMIGINVVSDYISVFTKIDISFSALITALIFIVVYAGYFYTTYIGYKNIVESNI from the coding sequence ATGTATTCTAAGATAGCTCTTAAAAATATAAAGAAAAGTTATAAGGATTATACTATATATTTCCTAACACTAATATTAGCTGTTTGTATATTTTATAGCTTTAACTCTATAGATTCACAAAAGGCACTTACTGATATAAAATCTTCAGGTGGAAATTATGTATCTAAATTAATGGAATTTATGTCTGCTATATCAGTATTTGTATCAATAATATTAGGCAGTTTGATATTATATGCAAATAATTTTTTAATAAAGAAACGTAAAAAAGAATTGGGAATATATATGATTTTAGGTATGGGAAAAAGAAAAATATCTAAAATCTTAGTGACAGAGACCTCTATAGTAGGAGTTATATCCTTAATTGCAGGTCTTATAATAGGAATAGGAGTATCGCAGGGGTTATCTGTTTTTACATTAAAATTATTTGAGGTTTCTATAAATGAATATAGATTTGCTGTTTCAACAAGAGCTATAGGTAAAACTATATTATACTTTGGAATAATGTTTTTACTTGTTATGATATTTAATGCATTTGTTATTTCGAAATATAAGATAATTGATTTGTTAACATCAGGTAGAAAAAATGAAAATATAAAATTTAAAAATACATTTATATATTTATTATCATTTCTTCTATGTGTAGTATTACTTGGATTTGCATATAAATCTATATTAAAAACAGGGTTGAAATTAAGAGATCCTATGTTTAAGCCATCCATAGCTTTTATAATAATAGGTACGGTGTTGTTTTTCTTTAGTTTAGCTGGAGTTATATTGTATGTAGTAAATAAAAACAAAAAGATATATTTTAAAGGACTAAATATGTTTGTGGTAAAACAAATAAATAGTAAAGTTAATACAAACTTTTTATCCATGTCTTTAATTTGTTTAATGTTATTTATCACAATACTTATATTATCGACAGGAATAAGTCTTAAAAATGGTGTGGAAGAAGGGGCTAAAATAAAAGCACCTTTTGATGCTAGTATAATAATATCAAATAATAGTAAAAAAGACAATTTAGAAGATGTATTAGATAAGATCAATTTTAAAAGGAGTAAAAAAGAAAAATATGCAACGTGCAATAACTATTTTTCAGGGATAAAGCTAGAGAGCTTGTTACCAATTACAGATAAAGATTATAAAAATGCTGAGGTATCTTTTGTTAAAATATCTGATTATAATAAAATGTTGAAGCTAAAGGGGAAAAAAGAAATAAATTTAAATAAAGATGAGATTTTAATTATGTCTACCAATAATAACATGGTCAAGCAGGCTAATGAAAAGCTAAAAAATAGTAAAAAATTTAATATTAAAGGAAAAGAGTATTTAGTGAAAAATAATAAAATAATAGATGAAAATCTTGCAACTTATCTTTTGGCAGATAATTTTTTCACAGTAATTATAAGTGATGAATTTTTATATGATTACAATAAAATTGTTTACTCTATACTCAATGTAATGTATTCAGATAAAAATAGAGAAGAAAATAATAAAAAATATAGGGAAATAAATAAGAACTATCTAGATGGTAAGTACAAAAGTTTAAATATTTCATATATGGGTGCTTTTTCAAAGGATGATATTTATTCTGACAGTAAGGGAGGAACAACAACAGTATTATTTGTTGGGATATATTTAGGACTAGTATTTTTAATAACTAGCATGGCAGTACTCGCTCTTCAACAGTTATCAGAAGCTAGTGATAGTATAGAAAGATATAAAGCTTTAAAGAGAATTGGCGCAAATTCAAAAATGATAGATAAAACAATCTTCCTTCAAACCCTTATATATTTTACCCTCCCAATGATTCTTGCATTAATTCATTCAATGATTGGAATTAATGTAGTTAGTGACTATATAAGTGTATTTACCAAAATTGACATTAGCTTTTCAGCTTTAATAACGGCTTTAATATTCATTGTAGTTTATGCAGGATATTTTTATACAACATATATAGGATATAAAAATATAGTGGAAAGTAATATTTAA
- a CDS encoding ABC transporter ATP-binding protein: MQNILSVEKIEKYYGNKDNVTKAIDNISFKVDKGEFVGIMGPSGSGKTTLLNCISTIDNVTTGKIMINNNDITRLKSKSLDKFRQNELGFIFQDFNLLDTLTAYENIALALTIQGEKTSKIDGKVKSVAKYLEIEEVLNKYPYQMSGGQKQRVASARAIVTNPSLILADEPTGALDSKSARLLLERFEKLNKELKATILMVTHDAFAASYAHRILFIKDGKIFNELVRGNDTRKEFFNKIIEVTSLLGGDDNNVF, encoded by the coding sequence ATGCAAAATATATTAAGTGTAGAAAAAATTGAAAAGTATTATGGTAATAAGGATAATGTAACAAAGGCTATAGATAATATTAGTTTTAAGGTAGATAAAGGGGAATTTGTTGGCATAATGGGACCTTCAGGAAGTGGTAAAACTACATTGCTTAACTGCATATCAACTATTGATAATGTTACTACAGGTAAAATAATGATAAATAACAATGATATTACCAGACTAAAATCAAAATCATTAGATAAGTTTAGACAAAATGAATTGGGATTTATATTTCAGGACTTTAATTTATTAGATACCCTTACAGCTTATGAGAATATTGCTTTAGCCTTAACAATACAAGGTGAGAAAACTTCAAAAATAGATGGAAAAGTAAAATCAGTAGCAAAATATTTAGAAATTGAAGAGGTGTTAAACAAGTATCCTTATCAAATGTCAGGTGGACAAAAACAAAGAGTTGCTTCAGCAAGAGCAATAGTAACTAATCCATCTTTAATTCTAGCTGATGAACCAACAGGAGCTCTAGATTCTAAATCAGCTAGATTATTACTTGAAAGATTTGAAAAGCTAAATAAAGAATTAAAGGCTACTATATTAATGGTAACTCATGATGCTTTTGCAGCTAGCTATGCTCATAGAATTCTTTTTATTAAGGACGGGAAAATCTTTAATGAATTAGTAAGAGGTAATGATACCAGAAAAGAATTTTTTAATAAAATTATAGAAGTTACATCTCTTCTTGGAGGTGATGATAATAATGTATTCTAA
- a CDS encoding NlpC/P60 family protein, whose product MNKLSKKLIAALMLALVVNSPVFAEPSQNNSDTLKEKAETIEMNIEKMDNQIESVMRNIDDNKKQIVKTQKDIKYVQIELNNVEKDTKNAKELFNKRIKAMYINGLDSYLNIILDSEGIGDFILRVDNVKKIIGFNKKVIDNYKLKQDSISNKKENLLAENNKLVALKADNERKLSELNKNKEEQKKLLTQAKEQERLYVVNEDQALVNNATRTVNEIRKDVPKLSLSRGATTISDSSVVAYASNFLGTPYVWGGTSPKPGFDCSGFTQYVYKHFGVSIGRTTYDQIKDGVQVSRDQLQPGDLVFFGTWGNPHHMGIYVGNGSYIHAPRTGDVVKISPLNRKDYLTARRVK is encoded by the coding sequence GTGAATAAGTTATCAAAAAAGCTTATAGCGGCACTAATGTTAGCATTAGTAGTTAACAGTCCAGTTTTTGCTGAGCCTTCACAAAATAATAGTGATACTTTAAAGGAAAAAGCTGAAACTATAGAAATGAATATAGAAAAAATGGACAACCAAATAGAATCTGTTATGAGAAACATTGATGATAACAAAAAGCAAATAGTAAAGACTCAAAAGGATATAAAATATGTGCAAATAGAACTTAATAATGTTGAAAAAGATACAAAAAATGCAAAAGAATTGTTTAATAAAAGAATTAAAGCAATGTATATTAATGGACTAGATAGTTATTTGAACATAATTTTAGATTCTGAAGGAATTGGGGATTTCATATTAAGAGTTGATAATGTAAAAAAGATTATTGGATTTAATAAAAAAGTTATTGATAATTACAAGTTAAAGCAGGATTCAATAAGTAATAAAAAAGAAAATTTGTTAGCTGAAAATAATAAACTAGTAGCACTAAAAGCAGATAATGAAAGAAAGTTATCGGAACTTAATAAAAATAAAGAAGAACAAAAAAAGCTACTAACTCAGGCTAAGGAACAAGAAAGATTATATGTTGTTAATGAGGATCAAGCTTTAGTAAACAACGCAACAAGAACGGTTAATGAAATTAGAAAAGACGTACCCAAGTTAAGTTTATCAAGAGGAGCTACAACTATTAGTGATAGTAGTGTGGTAGCTTATGCTTCTAATTTTTTAGGTACGCCTTATGTATGGGGAGGAACTTCTCCAAAGCCTGGTTTTGATTGTTCTGGTTTTACTCAATATGTATATAAGCATTTTGGTGTATCAATCGGAAGAACTACATATGATCAGATAAAAGATGGTGTACAGGTATCAAGAGATCAGTTGCAGCCAGGAGATTTAGTCTTTTTTGGAACTTGGGGTAATCCTCATCATATGGGTATATACGTTGGTAATGGATCATATATTCATGCACCTAGAACTGGAGATGTGGTTAAAATTTCTCCACTTAATAGAAAAGACTATTTAACAGCTAGAAGAGTTAAATAA
- a CDS encoding zinc-ribbon domain-containing protein, translating into MIIWGWGKVTKKIIGAVFERTCNYCNTDEVWNLCVVRTWFTLFFIPIIPYKKQYCIACPKCWSYIELTQEEFEKIKIDITSSSNNINEKVVTDNMKYAGKTETQINYLKQMEEYANK; encoded by the coding sequence ATGATAATTTGGGGCTGGGGAAAAGTAACCAAAAAAATTATTGGAGCAGTTTTTGAACGTACATGTAACTATTGTAATACTGATGAAGTTTGGAATTTATGTGTTGTAAGAACATGGTTTACGTTATTTTTTATTCCTATAATACCCTATAAAAAACAATATTGCATTGCCTGTCCAAAATGCTGGAGCTATATAGAACTTACACAGGAGGAATTTGAAAAAATAAAAATTGATATAACCTCTAGTTCTAATAATATTAATGAAAAAGTTGTTACCGATAATATGAAATATGCTGGAAAGACAGAAACTCAAATTAATTATTTAAAACAGATGGAGGAATATGCTAATAAGTAA
- a CDS encoding BglG family transcription antiterminator has protein sequence MLNKRCSNILQMIVNNEKPITIKEISKKVNKSPRTVRYDLDKIDDYLAEIEFPKLERKSNLGISLDLKDEEIKKLFKIIGKINNYDYVLSQKERVFYIIYELLNKSEFVTINMLSDRMMVSRSTIINDLIEVKKWLAENKITLESSKGQGIKILGRERDLRRAAVKLFFQTMDSINFFNVTTLKLFNDIDIDFIRNTIKIAEEQMETSFSDDAFNNLVIHIAIAIKRIELSKDIIMDREELKNLRKTAEYAIASGIAKMLEDRFKISIPEDEIGYITIHILGSNTSTLENIVKDDWIYLHLIVFKLIENVENITEINFSKDNKLFDSLAQHIRPAIYRLKHDIKVKNPLIEEIKEKYFYIFQSIEEGVKFIEEDIGDSVNQEEIGYLTLHFMASIERSKNKKHRKPNVLIVCATGIGTSKFISNKLKSIFDINIIDTISSHTMEKVLKYNKNIDLIVTTIPLKVKGIKCIEVNTFLTEKNISELGLYFAKFIRDNNEECNSSCKYEEIDKVQEILNIIKENCTIHDYYKLRNKLALYLNIKDPTLTEDHKPSLKELLKPDFIKLNEEAKDWEDAVRKSGEILMNNGCVKESYIDAMVNTVKNMGPYIVIAPGIAMPHAAPEDGVLKTGVSMLTLKNPISFGNTEHDPVSIIISICSIDKVNHMKALKELMSIMDQEDFLSKVKSMKTPFEIDFILYS, from the coding sequence GTGTTAAATAAAAGATGCTCAAATATCTTGCAGATGATAGTAAATAACGAAAAGCCTATAACTATAAAGGAGATTTCTAAAAAAGTTAATAAAAGTCCTAGAACAGTAAGATATGATTTAGATAAAATAGATGATTATTTAGCTGAGATTGAATTTCCTAAACTTGAAAGAAAATCTAACTTAGGCATCAGCCTAGATTTAAAGGATGAAGAAATAAAAAAACTTTTTAAGATTATTGGCAAAATTAATAATTATGACTATGTTCTTTCTCAAAAAGAGAGAGTATTTTATATAATTTATGAGCTTTTAAATAAGAGTGAATTTGTAACTATAAATATGCTTTCAGATAGGATGATGGTAAGCCGCAGTACTATAATAAATGATTTAATAGAGGTTAAAAAATGGCTAGCAGAAAATAAAATAACCCTTGAAAGTTCAAAGGGACAGGGCATAAAAATATTGGGGCGTGAAAGGGATCTTAGACGGGCTGCAGTAAAGCTCTTCTTTCAGACCATGGATTCTATAAACTTTTTCAATGTAACCACCCTTAAGCTTTTTAATGATATAGATATAGACTTTATAAGAAATACTATTAAAATCGCAGAGGAGCAGATGGAAACTTCATTTTCAGATGATGCTTTTAATAATCTTGTTATTCATATAGCTATAGCCATTAAAAGAATAGAATTATCAAAGGATATAATAATGGATAGGGAAGAACTTAAAAATCTAAGAAAAACTGCGGAATATGCCATTGCATCAGGTATAGCAAAGATGCTTGAGGATAGATTCAAAATATCTATACCAGAGGACGAAATAGGCTATATAACAATTCATATTTTAGGTAGCAATACTTCTACCCTTGAAAATATTGTAAAGGATGATTGGATTTATTTACATCTTATAGTATTTAAACTAATAGAAAATGTAGAAAACATAACAGAAATTAATTTTAGTAAGGATAATAAGCTTTTTGATAGTCTTGCTCAGCATATTCGTCCAGCTATATACAGGCTTAAACATGATATTAAAGTAAAAAATCCATTGATAGAAGAAATAAAAGAAAAATATTTCTATATCTTTCAAAGTATAGAGGAAGGTGTAAAGTTTATAGAAGAGGATATAGGTGATAGTGTAAATCAAGAGGAAATAGGATATCTTACACTACACTTTATGGCTTCCATAGAAAGAAGCAAAAATAAAAAACATAGAAAACCAAATGTACTTATAGTATGCGCCACAGGCATAGGTACATCAAAGTTTATTTCTAATAAATTAAAATCTATATTTGATATAAATATAATAGATACCATATCCAGCCATACTATGGAAAAAGTCCTTAAATATAATAAAAACATAGATTTAATTGTAACCACAATTCCATTAAAGGTTAAGGGGATAAAGTGTATAGAAGTAAATACATTTTTAACGGAAAAAAACATCAGTGAATTAGGTTTATACTTTGCAAAATTTATTAGAGATAACAATGAAGAATGCAATAGTTCCTGTAAATATGAAGAAATAGATAAGGTGCAAGAGATTTTAAATATTATAAAAGAAAATTGTACTATACATGATTATTATAAATTGAGAAATAAACTAGCACTATATTTGAATATAAAAGATCCTACCCTTACTGAAGATCATAAACCTTCTTTAAAAGAACTACTAAAACCTGATTTTATTAAATTAAATGAAGAAGCTAAAGACTGGGAAGATGCAGTAAGAAAAAGTGGGGAGATATTAATGAATAATGGTTGTGTAAAGGAATCCTATATAGATGCTATGGTAAACACAGTAAAGAATATGGGCCCTTATATTGTTATAGCACCTGGAATAGCTATGCCCCATGCAGCACCAGAGGATGGAGTTCTAAAAACTGGTGTAAGTATGCTAACCTTAAAAAATCCAATTTCCTTTGGAAATACTGAACATGATCCAGTAAGCATTATAATTTCAATATGTTCCATAGATAAAGTAAACCATATGAAGGCATTAAAAGAGTTAATGAGTATTATGGATCAGGAAGACTTCCTTTCAAAGGTTAAAAGTATGAAAACTCCCTTTGAAATAGATTTCATTTTATATAGTTAA
- a CDS encoding PTS ascorbate transporter subunit IIC — protein sequence MLGLLQFLRDVLKQPALLMGIMALVGLVALKKPGHKVLTGTLKPILGYLMLGAGADFIVANLEPLGGMIQTGFNITGVVPNNEAIVAVAQKVLGVETMSILVVGLLINLVIARFTKYKYVFLTGHHSFFMACLLSAVLGTSGMKGTELILFGGFLLGAWSAISPAIGQKYTLKVTDGDEIAMGHFGSLAYYVSAWVGSKVGKPEESTENIEIPEKWGFLRDTTISTAITMMVFYIVAAVAAGPEYVSKLSDGMSPILFAIMSSLKFAVGVTIVYNGVRMILGDLIPAFQGIATKIIPDAIPAVDCAVFFPYAPTAVIIGFVSSFIGGIIGMVLLGVAGGVLIIPGLVPHFFCGSTAGIFGNATGGKKGAVIGSFVNGLLITFAPALLLPVLSTLGFKNTTFGDFDFGVLGIIIGKTSNLAGKTGIIIIAMLMLVALIVPNFIKTKSKALNNIEE from the coding sequence ATGTTAGGATTACTTCAATTTTTAAGAGACGTTTTAAAACAACCGGCATTATTAATGGGTATTATGGCATTAGTAGGACTTGTAGCCTTAAAGAAACCTGGACATAAGGTTCTTACAGGAACTTTAAAACCAATATTAGGTTACTTGATGCTTGGTGCCGGTGCAGATTTTATAGTAGCAAACTTAGAGCCCCTAGGAGGAATGATCCAAACTGGCTTTAACATAACTGGGGTAGTACCAAATAATGAAGCAATCGTTGCTGTTGCCCAAAAGGTACTAGGGGTAGAAACCATGTCAATTTTAGTAGTTGGACTTTTGATAAATCTTGTTATAGCAAGGTTTACTAAATACAAATATGTATTTTTGACTGGTCATCATAGTTTCTTTATGGCATGTCTTTTATCAGCAGTTTTAGGAACTTCCGGTATGAAGGGAACTGAACTTATATTATTTGGTGGATTCTTACTTGGAGCATGGAGTGCAATATCACCAGCAATTGGACAAAAATACACATTAAAGGTTACTGATGGCGATGAGATTGCTATGGGTCACTTTGGAAGCTTAGCATACTATGTTTCAGCTTGGGTTGGTTCAAAAGTAGGCAAGCCTGAAGAAAGTACTGAAAATATAGAAATTCCTGAAAAATGGGGATTCTTAAGAGATACTACTATTTCTACAGCAATTACAATGATGGTGTTTTATATAGTAGCAGCAGTAGCCGCTGGTCCTGAATATGTATCTAAATTATCAGATGGAATGTCACCTATATTATTTGCTATAATGTCATCACTAAAATTCGCAGTTGGTGTTACTATTGTTTATAACGGTGTAAGAATGATTCTTGGAGATCTTATACCAGCATTCCAAGGTATTGCAACAAAAATTATACCAGATGCTATACCAGCAGTTGATTGTGCCGTATTTTTCCCTTATGCACCTACAGCAGTTATAATCGGTTTTGTAAGCTCATTTATAGGTGGAATTATAGGTATGGTTTTACTAGGAGTAGCTGGAGGAGTACTTATAATACCAGGACTTGTACCTCACTTCTTCTGTGGTTCTACAGCAGGTATATTTGGAAACGCAACAGGAGGAAAAAAGGGAGCTGTAATTGGAAGTTTTGTAAACGGACTTTTGATAACCTTTGCCCCAGCACTACTTCTTCCAGTACTTAGTACCCTTGGATTCAAAAACACAACCTTTGGTGATTTTGATTTCGGTGTTCTTGGTATAATTATTGGAAAAACATCAAATCTAGCAGGAAAAACAGGAATAATAATTATTGCTATGTTGATGTTAGTAGCTCTTATAGTTCCAAACTTTATTAAAACTAAATCAAAAGCATTAAATAATATAGAAGAATAA
- a CDS encoding PTS sugar transporter subunit IIB gives MNILTVCGNGIGSSLMLAMKIEEICKENGIAANVESTDFNSAQGKKADLIVTVKELAEQFEGRDVAVVRSYINKKKITEDVLEIIKQKDEELKK, from the coding sequence ATGAATATTTTAACTGTATGTGGAAATGGAATTGGAAGCAGTCTTATGCTTGCTATGAAGATAGAGGAAATATGTAAAGAAAACGGAATAGCTGCAAATGTAGAATCTACTGATTTTAACTCTGCTCAAGGTAAAAAGGCGGATTTAATAGTAACAGTAAAAGAACTAGCAGAACAATTTGAAGGAAGAGATGTAGCTGTGGTAAGAAGTTATATAAATAAGAAAAAAATCACAGAGGATGTACTTGAAATTATAAAACAAAAGGATGAAGAATTAAAAAAATAG
- a CDS encoding PTS sugar transporter subunit IIA — MLKNYINDQVVEVNVEVKNWEEAVRLGGKLLEEDGAVEHSYIDAMVDTVKNMGPYIVIAPGIAMPHARPEAGAKNIRIGLLKLKNPVNFGNEEHDPVDIVIFLCAVDNKAHIEVLGELVQLIEDDDFLKIVRNASTKKEILDYIK; from the coding sequence ATGCTTAAAAATTATATAAACGATCAGGTTGTAGAAGTAAACGTGGAAGTGAAAAACTGGGAAGAGGCAGTAAGATTAGGAGGAAAGCTATTAGAGGAAGATGGAGCCGTAGAACATAGCTACATTGATGCTATGGTAGATACGGTAAAAAACATGGGACCCTACATTGTAATAGCACCTGGAATAGCAATGCCTCATGCAAGACCTGAAGCTGGAGCTAAAAATATAAGAATTGGACTTTTGAAGCTTAAAAATCCAGTGAATTTTGGCAATGAAGAACATGATCCTGTAGATATTGTTATATTTTTATGTGCTGTAGATAATAAGGCACACATTGAGGTCTTAGGGGAACTTGTTCAGCTTATAGAAGATGATGATTTTTTAAAGATTGTACGAAATGCATCAACAAAGAAAGAAATACTAGATTATATAAAATAA
- a CDS encoding transaldolase, with amino-acid sequence MKYNDLKIKIFADGADLNGMLDAYNKGIVKGFTTNPSLMKKAGITDYKEFAKEVLAKIKDMPVSFEVFSDDLETMEKEAEVLGNLGENVYIKIPVTNTKGESTASLIKKLSEKGYHLNVTAIFTIDQVKEVVEALKSGVDSIVSVFAGRIADTGEDPVTIMKEASKICKTKEGVELLWASCREFYSIVEADKCGCEIITVTNDILKKMPNMGKDLKEYSIETVRGFYKDASSLGFSIL; translated from the coding sequence ATGAAGTACAATGATTTAAAAATTAAGATATTTGCAGACGGAGCAGACTTAAATGGTATGTTAGATGCTTATAATAAAGGAATAGTTAAAGGATTTACAACAAATCCATCTCTTATGAAAAAAGCAGGAATTACTGATTACAAGGAATTTGCAAAGGAAGTATTGGCAAAAATAAAAGATATGCCTGTATCCTTTGAAGTTTTTTCAGATGATTTAGAAACTATGGAAAAGGAAGCAGAGGTTCTTGGAAATTTAGGTGAGAATGTTTATATAAAAATACCTGTTACAAACACAAAGGGTGAATCAACAGCATCACTTATAAAGAAACTTTCAGAAAAAGGATATCACCTTAATGTAACTGCTATATTTACAATAGATCAAGTAAAAGAAGTAGTAGAAGCATTAAAATCTGGAGTAGATAGTATAGTATCAGTATTTGCAGGAAGAATAGCAGATACAGGAGAAGATCCAGTTACAATTATGAAAGAAGCAAGCAAAATTTGTAAGACTAAAGAAGGAGTAGAACTTTTATGGGCAAGTTGCAGAGAATTTTATAGCATAGTAGAAGCAGATAAATGTGGTTGTGAAATAATTACTGTAACAAATGACATACTTAAAAAAATGCCTAACATGGGAAAGGATCTAAAAGAATATTCTATTGAAACTGTAAGAGGATTTTACAAAGACGCATCTAGCCTTGGATTTTCAATTTTATAA
- a CDS encoding cell envelope integrity protein TolA produces the protein MDKFRNMKKSHIALLVVMYMVLMGSFPRFTGWATIFSAIAVGGYFLKNKKDLKELTRKKKNFIFAGIIILAIIGSFNVAVGNNIQNEKLLAEKSKQEQQIKKEQEEKKLAEEQKRIQEEEAKKKAEEEKRKQEEEAKKKTEEEAKKKALEEQKKQEELKRKQEEENKVKAENEQAQAAFAQSTGKGDSNSQSNESQNADDNQNYTVYKTRTGSKYHSSGCRYLKKSCYETTVSQARNEGLTPCSVCNP, from the coding sequence GTGGATAAATTTCGTAATATGAAAAAATCACATATAGCCTTATTAGTGGTAATGTATATGGTATTAATGGGAAGTTTCCCTAGATTTACGGGATGGGCAACTATTTTTTCAGCTATTGCAGTGGGAGGTTATTTTTTAAAGAACAAAAAAGACTTAAAAGAACTAACTAGGAAGAAGAAAAACTTTATATTTGCAGGTATAATAATTTTAGCTATTATAGGAAGCTTTAATGTAGCTGTAGGAAATAATATTCAAAATGAAAAATTGTTAGCGGAAAAATCCAAACAAGAGCAGCAAATTAAGAAAGAACAAGAAGAAAAGAAATTAGCTGAAGAACAAAAAAGGATACAAGAAGAAGAAGCTAAGAAAAAAGCTGAAGAAGAAAAAAGAAAACAAGAGGAAGAAGCTAAAAAAAAGACTGAAGAGGAAGCTAAGAAAAAAGCTTTAGAAGAACAAAAAAAGCAAGAGGAATTAAAAAGAAAACAAGAAGAAGAAAATAAAGTAAAAGCTGAGAATGAACAAGCTCAAGCAGCATTTGCACAGTCAACAGGCAAAGGTGATTCAAATAGTCAGTCTAATGAAAGCCAAAATGCAGATGATAATCAAAATTATACAGTATATAAAACCAGAACTGGATCTAAATATCATAGTTCAGGGTGTAGATATTTGAAGAAAAGCTGTTATGAAACAACAGTATCACAAGCACGAAATGAAGGTTTAACTCCATGTAGTGTGTGTAATCCATAA